The Populus alba chromosome 6, ASM523922v2, whole genome shotgun sequence genome contains a region encoding:
- the LOC118048055 gene encoding protein Brevis radix-like 4, with amino-acid sequence MLTCIARSKQPGDDSLSQADDDSAATTANHHPSAAKQQQQQQAIKSLTSQLKDMALKASGAYRQCNPCTAPNTTTQSRLRSNLTESDAESEKFRWSLRRTGSSSSTTPRTWGKEMEARLKGISSSSGEGTPNSVNGSGRRVDPPIVFVEEKEPKEWVAQVEPGVLITFVSLPRGGNDLKRIRFSRDMFNKWQAQRWWAENYDRIMELYNVQRFNRQAFPLPTPPRSEDESSKMESAEDSPVTPPLNRERLPRNLYRPTGMGMGYSSSDSLDHHPLQARHYCDSIGFTSTPKLSSISGAKTETSSMDASIRSSSSREADRSGELSISNASDMETEWVEQDEPGVYITIRALPGGKRELRRVRFSRERFGEMHARVWWEENRARIHEQYL; translated from the exons ATGCTGACGTGTATAGCTCGTTCTAAACAACCCGGTGATGACTCACTGAGTCAGGCCGATGACGACTCAGCCGCCACCACCGCCAATCATCATCCCTCCGCTgccaaacaacaacaacaacaacaagccATCAAATCCCTAACTTCTCAG tTGAAGGACATGGCATTAAAGGCATCAGGTGCATACCGCCAGTGCAACCCATGCACGGCGCCAAACACAACTACTCAGAGTCGACTCAGGAGCAACTTGACTGAGTCAGACGCCGAGTCAGAGAAATTCAGGTGGTCGCTGCGGCGGACGGGAAGCTCGAGCTCGACGACACCGCGTACGTGGGGAAAGGAGATGGAGGCGAGGCTGAAAGGAATATCGAGCTCCAGTGGCGAAGGGACTCCGAATTCGGTAAATGGTAGTGGGCGTCGGGTCGACCCGCCAATAGTATTCGTTGAAGAAAAGGAACCTAAAGAATGGGTGGCCCAAGTGGAGCCCGGTGTTCTCATCACATTCGTTTCGCTTCCAAGGGGAGGGAATGATCTCAAGCGGATACGCTTCAG TCGAGACATGTTTAACAAGTGGCAAGCTCAAAGATGGTGGGCAGAGAACTATGACAGGATCATGGAGCTTTACAATGTCCAGAGGTTTAACCGCCAAGCTTTCCCACTACCGACACCCCCAAGATCCGAGGATGAG AGCTCAAAGATGGAATCTGCAGAAGACAGCCCGGTAACACCTCCACTGAATAGAGAACGGCTACCCCGTAACTTGTATCGTCCAACAGGGATGGGAATGGGCTACTCGTCCTCAGATTCACTTGACCATCACCCATTGCAGGCCCGTCATTACTGTGATTCTATTGGTTTCACCTCCACCCCAAAACTCTCCAGCATCAGTGGAGCTAAGACAGAAACATCATCAATGGATGCATCTATAAGAAGTAGCTCATCGAGGGAGGCTGATCGCTCAGGAGAGCTTTCCATCAGCAATGCCAGTGATATGGAGACTGAATGGGTCGAGCAGGACGAACCAGGTGTTTACATCACTATCAGAGCCTTGCCAGGTGGAAAAAGAGAGCTCAGACGAGTCAGATTCAG CCGAGAAAGATTCGGGGAGATGCATGCCAGAGTGTGGTGGGAAGAGAACCGAGCCAGGATACATGAACAGTACTTGTAA